From the genome of Colletotrichum higginsianum IMI 349063 chromosome 4, whole genome shotgun sequence, one region includes:
- a CDS encoding Esterase lipase encodes MPEPPYNLHPSVIDRINPEYKEFYNKHVFDKQVVHHQPIAVSRASGTLIPGAGPKLDVASSEDITIQRRQTSGPDILIRVFTPLGQRPGRGWPVSFWFHGGGWVLGNIDTENVIATHLCNRSKCVVICVDYRLAPENPFPAAVDDCWESLLWVISTGVDKLNLDASRIALGGSSAGGNLAAVMCQRATKCPDIPPIAVQLLSVPVADNTATADSQKPEHASWKENEFTPALPAEKMMWYRGHYLPDEEAWRHPEASPLLWEGDWSKLPPAVIVVGELDVLRSEGEAIGKKLEGFGVQVDLHVMKGQPHPFIAMDEALEDGKRAITLFCDKLLELL; translated from the exons ATGCCTGAGCCACCGTACAACCTGCATCCGTCGGTGATTGACCGCATCAATCCGGAATACAAAGAATTCTACAACAAACACGTCTTTGACAAGCAAGTTGTTCATCATCAACCCATCGCTGTGTCCCGCGCCAGCGGCACCCTGATTCCAGGTGCTGGGCCTAAGCTGGATGTCGCCAGTTCCGAGGACATCACCATCCAGAGGAGACAGACGAGTGGGCCAGATATCCTGATCCGTGTCTTTACGCCTTTGGGCCAGCGACCTGGCAGAGGATGGCCGGTGAGCTTCTGGTTTCACGGCGGCGGGTGGGTGCTGGGAAACATTGACACGGAGAACGTGATTGCAACGCACTTGTGCAATCGATCGAAGTGCGTTGTGATCTGTGTGGATTATCG GCTAGCACCAGAGAACCCTTTTCCTGCAGCTGTCGACGACTGCTGGGAGTCGCTTCTCTGGGTCATCTCGACCGGTGTTGACAAACTCAACCTCGATGCCTCTCGCATCGCTCTTGGAGGCTCCTCAGCAGGCGGAAACCTCGCAGCCGTCATGTGTCAGCGAGCGACCAAGTGTCCAGACATACCACCCATCGCGGTCCAGCTGCTGTCGGTGCCCGTTGCAGACAACACTGCAACGGCCGACTCACAGAAACCGGAGCATGCGTCATGGAAAGAAAACGAGTTCACTCCTGCCCTGCCCGCGGAGAAGATGATGTGGTACCGCGGCCATTACCTGCCCGACGAAGAGGCCTGGAGGCATCCCGAGGCGAGCCCCTTGCTCTGGGAGGGTGATTGGTCGAAGCTTCCTCCCGCGGTGATTGTTGTGGGTGAGCTAGATGTTTTGCGCAGTGAGGGTGAAGCTATTGGGAAGAAACTTGAAGGTTTTGGGGTTCAGGTTGACTTGCATGTCATGAAAGGACAGCCACATCCGTTTATTGCAATGGACGAGGCCCTTGAGGATGGGAAAAGGGCCATTACGTTGTTTTGCGACaagctgctggagctgctcTAG
- a CDS encoding Cytochrome P450: MDRLHRLPNQEKLGALLDDLPPFTALNVLKGLGLAAVAYVLLVRIIYNLYFHPLRNYPGPKLWAISRIPWHYTNLKGRITWRIRDLHDQYGPVVRIAPDELSYTTSTAWKKIYGQRKPEFPKALDGRGIAPPSIGGRKSLMTETQDQHLRLRRAINPAFSEKALREQEHYLQSHSDNLIKILKEKANQGPVDMTTWYNLVAFDIVSDLAFGEPAGFLDNADQPWIQVILQRAKAIVWFQLAVWYGFFPLLNLLTPKYVTESRKNHIALTEAKLERRMKAENPGKDFMSFILENENEAVEKLSKVELVMLASNFIVAGSGTSAGGMSGLTYLLLRNPDKLAKLKKEIREKFQTSDEISMQGTAQCKYLNACLDEGMRMYPPTPGSLPRFVPGDGEMIDGKWVKGGMAVAVNQLSAGTSELNFKRAREFHPERWLDLPPDSEFANDDKAATQPFSMGQRVCIGRAMAYAEMRLTMAKIIWHYELELTEPELDWWNKQGTYLVWEKIPLMIQLRPRVI, translated from the exons ATGGATCGCTTACACCGACTTCCGAATCAAGAGAAGCTTGGAGCTCTTCTTGATGATCTCCCGCCTTTCACTGCGCTCAATGTCCTGAAAGGGCTTGGCCTTGCG GCCGTTGCCTATGTTCTCCTGGTCAGAATCATCTACAACTTGTACTTTCATCCCCTTCGTAATTACCCGGGCCCGAAGCTGTGGGCCATTTCGCGAATCCCATGGCACTACACCAACCTCAAAGGACGCATCACCTGGCGAATCCGCGACTTGCACGATCAATACGGCCCTGTCGTGCGCATCGCGCCTGACGAGCTTTCCTACACGACATCCACGGCATGGAAGAAGATCTACGGCCAACGCAAACCAGAGTTCCCGAAAGCTCTCGATGGGCGCGGTATCGCGCCGCCCAGTATCGGTGGGCGCAAGAGCCTGATGACAGAAACACAAGACCAGCATCTGAGGCTGCGACGAGCGATCAATCCGGCCTTCTCGGAAAAAGCGTTGAGGGAACAGGAACACTATCTTCAGAGTCATTCCGACAATCTCATCAAGATTCtgaaggagaaggccaaCCAGGGCCCTGTCGATATGACGACTTGGTACAATCTCGTCGCTTTCGACATTGTATCCG ATCTGGCATTCGGTGAGCCGGCTGGCTTCTTGGACAACGCAGACCAACCCTGGATCCAGGTGATTCTCCAGAGAGCGAAAGCGATTGTGTGGTTCCAGCTCGCCGTTTGGTACGGCTTCTTCCCGCTGCTGAATCTCCTCACCCCGAAATACGTAACCGAATCGCGCAAGAACCACATCGCCCTGACGGAGGCCAAGCTGGAGAGACGCATGAAGGCCGAGAACCCGGGCAAGGACTTCATGTCCTTTATCCTCGAGAACGAAAACGAAGCAGTCGAGAAGCTGTCCAAGGTCGAGCTTGTCATGCTGGCTAGCAACTTCATCGTTGCCGGGAGCGGCACGTCAGCAGGCGGTATGTCGGGTCTCACATATCTCCTGCTCCGGAACCCGGACAAGCTCGCGAAGCTCAAAAAGGAGATCCGCGAGAAGTTTCAGACGAGCGATGAGATTTCCATGCAGGGCACGGCCCAGTGCAAGTACCTCAACGCGTGTCTCGACGAGGGTATGCGCATGTACCCCCCTACTCCAGGTTCCCTTCCGCGGTTTGTCCcgggcgatggcgagatgATCGATGGCAAGTGGGTGAAAGGCGGCATGGCCGTTGCCGTCAATCAGTTGTCGGCAGGTACATCGGAGCTCAACTTCAAACGCGCCCGAGAGTTTCACCCCGAGCGATGGCTGGATCTGCCTCCAGATTCCGAATTTGCCAACGACGACAAAGCAGCTACCCAGCCATTCTCCATGGGCCAGAGAGTCTGTATTGGAAGAGC AATGGCGTATGCCGAAATGCGTCTGACCATGGCCAAGATTATCTGGCACTATGAGCTCGAGCTCACTGAGCCTGAGCTGGACTGGTGGAACAAGCAGGGAACATATCTGGTATGGGAAAAGATCCCATTGATGATCCAGCTTCGGCCCAGAGTCATCTAG
- a CDS encoding Dolichol-phosphate mannosyltransferase subunit 3: MTRAQQTVSLALLVSSLYLALYLQLVPIPAKIQDEIVPVLPFWVLISFGSYLLARLGYNVMTFNDVPEAHKELMAEIDEAVVDLRKLGVDVDYD, translated from the exons ATGACCCGCGCCCAGCAGACCGTTTCCCTTGCGCTCCTCGTGAGCTCG CTCTACCTGGCCCTTTACCTTCAGCTCGTCCCGATTCCCGCCAAGATCCAAGACGAGATCGTCCCCGTT TTGCCCTTCTGGGTCCTCATCTCCTTCGGATCGtacctcctcgcccgtctcggaTACAACGTCATGACCTTCAACGATGTGCCAGAGGCGCACAAGGAGCTGATGGCTGagatcgacgaggccgttgTCGACCTGCGGAAGCTAGGCGTCGACGTTGACTACGACTAA
- a CDS encoding Major facilitator superfamily transporter codes for MDAGKDNKISPTTDPTGSVREGSFDGHDTKSHEYNDDVVQVIDKAAERRLCRKLDFRILPVLAVMYLFNALDKGNLGNAETDGLSTDLNFKDGQYNLIVSIFFVPFVAAAPFVALIGKRFGPAVVLPILMFGFGSMTMLMAAAQNFSGVFALRWFLGMAESAFFPLVIYYLTTFYRRGELARRLAVFYAASNIANAFSGLLAFAVFRITNTNLHPWRWLFIIEATATILFALFAFWYLPRSAAEATFLTAEEKELAHYRIRVDSSSVVGEKMKIREAAKVFKHPTTYGFLAIEICLGVPLQSVGLFMPQIVQRLGYSTIKTNLHTVAPNVSGAAMLLILAFLSDWRRLRFPFIALGFMLSFIGFIIYAAIDDVEKEIEVAYYACFMMTWGTSAPSVLLSTWYNNNVVNENQRVLLTSIGVPLANLMGLVSSNIFRKPDAPKYAPALITTASFGVAGASFALALGFYMLWDNRKRNRAQGVSLTASEVPTSKLGDGPKSPDFRWFL; via the exons ATGGATGCCGGTAAAGACAACAAGATATCGCCGACTACCGACCCAACTGGGTCGGTCCGGGAAGGATCTTTTGACGGGCATGACACCAAGAGCCACGAATATAACGACGACGTGGTCCAAGTCATCGACAAAGCCGCCGAGAGGCGCCTTTGCAGGAAGCTAGACTTTCGTATTCTGCCCGTCTTGGCTGTAATGT ACCTTTTCAACGCGCTCGACAAGGGGAACCTGGGAAACGCAGAGACCGACGGCCTGAGCACGGATCTGAACTTCAAGGACGGCCAGTACAACCTCATCGTCAGCATCTTCTTCGTGCCCTTTGTGGCAGCGGCGCCCTTCGTCGCCCTCATCGGCAAAAGGTTCGGCCCCGCGGTCGTGCTGCCCATCCTCATGTTCGGCTTCGGCTCCATGACCATgctcatggccgccgcccaaaACTTCAGCGGCGTCTTCGCGCTGCGGTGGTTCCTGGGCATGGCGGAGTCGGCGTTCTTCCCGCTCGTCATTTACTACCTGACCACGTTCTACCGCCGTGGCGAGCTGGCGCGCCGCCTGGCCGTCTTCTACGCGGCCTCCAACATT GCCAACGCCTTCTCAGGCCTTTTGGCGTTTGCCGTGTTCCGCATCACCAACACGAACCTGCACCCGTGGCGATGGCTCTTCATCATCGAAGCGACTGCGACAATTCTCTTCGCCCTCTTTGCTTTCTGGTATCTCCCGCGCAGTGCTGCCGAAGCGACTTTCCTCACGGCGGAAGAGAAAGAGCTGGCTCACTATCGTATCCGAGTTGACAGCTCATCTGTGGTGggggagaagatgaagattCGCGAGGCAGCCAAGGTGTTTAAGCATCCGACAACG TACGGTTTCCTCGCCATTGAGATTTGCCTCGGGGTCCCTCTCCAAAGCGTCGGTCTCTTCATGCCTCAGATCGTTCAGCGACTGGGATACAGCACCATCAAGACAAACCTCCACACCGTGGCTCCCAACGTCAGCGGCGCCGCAATGCTTCTCATCCTGGCCTTCCTCTCCGACTGGCGCCGGCTCCGGTTCCCCTTCATCGCCCTGGGCTTCATGCTGAGCTTCATCGGCTTCATCATTTACGCAGCCATTGATGACGTCGAAAAGGAGATTGAGGTTGCGTACTACGCCTGTTTCATGATGACCTGGGGCACTTCGGCGCCGAGCGTGCTCTTGTCGACGTGGTACAACAACAACGTCGTGAACGAGAACCAGC GTGTTCTTCTCACTTCTATTGGTGTTCCGCTTGCAAATCTCATGGGGCTCGTTAGTAGCAACATCTTCCGCAAACCGGATGCGCCGAAATATGCACCTGCTCTGATCACGACGGCCTCGTTTGGCGTGGCTGGCGCTTCTTTTGCTCTTGCGTTGGGATTCTATATGTTATGGGATAACAGAAAGAGAAATCGCGCCCAAGGAGTGAGTTTGACTGCCAGCGAGGTGCCGACTTCTAAGCTGGGTGATGGCCCTAAGAGCCCCGACTTTCGATGGTTTCTATGA
- a CDS encoding CFEM domain-containing protein — protein sequence MSKIFLVAGDIPMQMAINAGLGQDTWMVAPDDITKILLIFFIEEIFYIIVICATKISIIIFYLRIFFEPWVRKVCHALFAGTIVFGTAYMFHAVFANQPISYSWTFWDGLHEGTVSKIEEPGIWILVVFASVLLSHRFPGLTFTQKRGNLLLITFLYSGINIGLDLTLILLPVTQFFSVSWTLRKKIGTSLIFLVGLVVTVASCIRLSTVLIFGATPNPMYDFKSLCIWSSVEIHLSVVCACMPGMTALVRRVSFRRRQVSAPQRPRNLYPAANHSFPRQRSRFWWGITTTGHRGYHSVPGSLELQTERGGSRGGTVHLDPRANNTAAPRSTTIASRTKADDIDVEAATNESTLKTV from the exons ATGTCAAAGATATTTCTGGTAGCGGGAGACATACCAATGCAGATGG CGATCAACGCAGGCCTTGGGCAAGACACCTGGATGGTCGCCCCCGATGACATTACGAAAATCCTGCTT ATTTTCTTCATCGAAGAGATCTTCTACATCATAGTCATATGCGCAACGAAGATCTCGATCATCATCTTCTACTTGAGAATCTTCTTCGAGCCGTGGGTGCGGAAAGTATGCCATGCTCTCTTCGCAGGCACCATTGTTTTCGGTACAGCATACATGTTCCACGCTGTGTTTGCCAACCAACCGATCAGCTACAGTTGGACGTTCTGGGATGGTCTTCACGAAGGAACGGTAAGCAAAATCGAAGAACCAGGCATCTGGATACTCGTTGTCTTCGCCAGCGTACTGCTTTCACACCGGTTTCCGGGGCTAACATTCACACAAAAGCGCGGCAATTTGTTACTCATCACCTTCCTTTACAGCGGCATCAATATTGGACTGGACCTGACCCTCATTCTTCTTCCCGTCACACAGTT CTTCTCTGTTTCATGGACATTGAGGAAGAAGATCGGCACAAGCCTGATATTTCTCGTCGGCCTAGT CGTAACTGTAGCTAGCTGTATTCGTTTGAGCACCGTCCTTATTTTCGGAGCCACACCCAATCCAATGT ACGACTTCAAATCTCTCTGCATATGGTCCTCGGTCGAGATTCATCTGAGCGTTGTCTGCGCCTGTATGCCAGGGATGACGGCCCTGGTCCGCCGAGTCTCGTTTCGCCGCCGACAAGTATCTGCACCGCAGCGACCACGCAATCTATACCCGGCGGCGAACCACTCTTTCCCTCGTCAGCGAAGCCGGTTTTGGTGGGGTATCACAACGACGGGCCATCGAGGATATCACAGTGTCCCGGGTAGTCTAGAGCTTCAAACCGAGAGGGGGGGCTCCCGGGGAGGAACGGTCCACCTTGACCCCCGAGCAAACAACACCGCAGCGCCGCGTAGTACAACTATTGCTTCCCGCACAAAAGCTGACGACATAGATGTTGAGGCTGCGACGAATGAGAGCACACTGAAGACAGTCTGA
- a CDS encoding Endoribonuclease L-PSP: MSSCKTPVLTDKAPKPLPGIYSQAIIANGMVFCSGAVPMDPATMKIIDGDVQAHTHQCIKNLTAVLEGAGTTIDKVVKVNVFLSDMDDFAAMNEIYCQYWGDIKPSRTCVAVKTLPLNVDVEIECIAVL; this comes from the exons ATGTCCTCCTGCAAGACCCCCGTCCTAACTGATAAGGCCCCCAAGCCGCTGCCCGGCATCTACAGCCAAGCTATCATTGCCAATGGCATGGTCTTCTGCTCAGGTGCCGTCCCAATGGACCCGGCTACGATGAAAatcatcgacggcgatgTGCAGGCTCACACG CACCAATGCATCAAGAACCTTACCGCAGTCCTCGAAGGAGCCGGGACGACCATTGACAAGGTTGTGAAAGTGAACGTCTTCCTCTCAGACATGGACGACTTTGCCGCCATGAACGAGATCTACTGCCAGTACTGGGGCGATATCAAGCCCTCCAGAAC CTGCGTCGCGGTCAAGACTTTGCCCCTGAATGTGGATGTTGAGATTGAATGCATAGCAGTCTTGTAA
- a CDS encoding Nad dependent epimerase, with the protein MLITLTGEAGSYNHTFGYGAHGSAGTKTGWDYHADAASASITQALSILGYKNVHHGIQAISNPNDWETFSRASDAFFPTLPTYNGKPFGRSDWDRVFGQCEGVTDMGSFFALPLIDAYPDAKVILVERDIESWYASMEEAIFSTTWGWRADLIINVFGRLMGLTGGLTIRKIMLGYYEARNVSEMRSKARDRYRRHYAEIRASVPAERLLNYDVKAGWEPLCAFLGKPVPDVPFPQANKRKEHVARVRAKQDMFLKAMGKRTFRRAMPWILASGAVAVGIWSYQNQERVAMLLADIEAWGRTLKSAWK; encoded by the exons ATGTTGATTACACTTACTGGAGAAGCTGGGTCATACAATC ATACTTTCGGTTATGGCGCACACGGAAGCGCCGGGACCAAGACAGGATGGGACTACCATGCAGATGCAG CTTCCGCCTCCATCACCCAGGCTCTCAGCATATTGGGTTACAAGAACGTACATCACGGCATCCAAGCCATCAGCAACCCCAATGATTGGGAGACCTTCTCGCGCGCAAGCGATGCCTTCTTTCCTACACTGCCAACGTATAACGGGAAACCGTTTGGGAGGTCAGACTGGGACAGAGTCTTTGGGCAGTGCGAGGGCGTCACGGACATGGGCTCGTTCTTCGCGCTTCCGCTAATCGACGCATACCCCGACGCCAAAGTCATCCTTGTGGAGCGAGACATAGAGAGTTGGTATGCTAGCATGGAGGAGGCCATCTTCAGCACGACGTGGGGCTGGCGCGCGGACCTCATCATCAATGTCTTTGGCCGCCTGATGGGCCTGACGGGCGGCCTGACGATCCGCAAGATCATGCTGGGCTACTATGAGGCGCGCAACGTGAGCGAGATGCGCTCCAAGGCGAGAGACAGGTACCGCCGCCACTACGCCGAGATCCGGGCATCGGTTCCCGCCGAACGGCTGCTGAACTACGACGTGAAAGCGGGATGGGAGCCGCTGTGCGCGTTCCTCGGCAAGCCCGTGCCTGACGTGCCGTTCCCGCAGGCCAACAAGAGGAAAGAGCACGTTGCGAGAGTCAGGGCCAAGCAAGATATGTTCCTCAAGGCAATGGGGAAGCGGACCTTCCGGAGGGCGATGCCGTGGATTCTGGCCTCGGGTGCTGTGGCTGTTGGGATATGGTCTTACCAGAACCAGGAGCGCGTAGCCATGCTTCTTGCGGACATTGAAGCCTGGGGCCGCACACTGAAGTCAGCTTGGAAATAG
- a CDS encoding Rhamnogalacturonase B — MYRFGVTFGLALLCGRVFAAFGLEESNSTYKVDTDGGLIFEVDRSNGDIVSLLFNDVQYQGTTKMSQINSGLGSSTVTAETVNGIVKITVQAGSQPLTHYYVAKPKDPTIYMATHITGEIKPGELRWLARLQRKQVPTGVHGDVANLDGCQAFEGKDTFKCPDGTTRCKMYTSDRFIDDKVHGVTGEGVGVWMIMPGNAYEHSSGGPFMRDINSQSGGDQELYWYMNSGHVRTEPWRLGLLGPYAMRFTTGEKPSDDLDVSFFDSLDIKGYVADSGRGSVSGTAGGVAGDFETVVHWFNEDAQYWTKATDGKFTSPLMKPGTYTTKVYRNEFPVANGTVVITAGGKATQDIASTESKPSVIWRIGEFDGRPSELKNGDKIERMHPSDTRMAPWGGEFTVGKSQANEFPMALFSKVGGNATVQFDLTADQLQGVTLRVGTTLSFKGGRPNARINDWQAPDPGAPTLIDSRGVTRGAYRGFGDVYTWDVPAGELKQGANTLTLGVFGNGDKEFLSANYVIDAVELQGKAGAGSP, encoded by the exons ATGTATCGCTTTGGAGTTACCTTTGGTTTGGCCCTTCTGTGCGGAAGGGTGTTTGCTGCTTTTGGCCTGGAAGAGTCAAACTCCACGTACAAAGTCGATACCGATGGCGGACTCATCTTCGAAGTGGACCG ATCAAACGGTGACATCGTCAGCCTTCTTTTCAATGACGTCCAGTACCAggggacgacgaagatgtcCCAGATCAACTCCGGCTTGGGCTCATCGACCGTCACAGCCGAGACTGTAAACGGCATCGTCAAGATCACCGTGCAGGCCGGGTCGCAGCCTCTGACGCACTACTATGTGGCGAAACCCAAAGACCCGACAATTTACATGGCGACTCACATCACCGGCGAGATCAAGCCCGGGGAGCTACGCTGGCTTGCAAGACTTCAGCGCAAGCAGGTGCCGACTGGAGTGCACGGCGACGTTGCCAACCTCGATGGATGCCAGGCGTTTGAGGGCAAAGACACGTTCAAGTGTCCGGATGGCACCACGAGGTGCAAGATGTACACGTCTGACCGGTTCATCGATGACAAGGTTCATGGCGTGACGGGCGAG ggcgtcggcgtctggATGATCATGCCCGGCAATGCATATGAGCACTCCTCCGGTGGCCCCTTTATGCGAGACATCAACTCGCAGAGCGGCGGAGACCAGGAGCTGTATTGGTACATGAACAGCGGCCATGTCCGCACCGAGCCTTGGCGGCTCGGTCTCCTAGGCCCCTACGCGATGCGCTTCAC AACCGGCGAAAAACCATcggacgacctcgacgtgTCCTTCTTCGACTCTTTGGATATCAAGGGGTACGTGGCGGACAGCGGACGAGGGAGCGTTTCCGGTACAGCGGGCGGCGTTGCAGGTGACTTCGAGACGGTGGTCCACTGGTTCAATGAAGATGCCCAGTACTGGACCAAGGCAACCGACGGGAAATTTACGTCTCCTCTCATGAAGCCGGGGACGTACACAACAAAGGTGTACCGCAACGAGTTCCccgtcgccaacggcacAGTGGTCATcacggccggcggcaaggccaCCCAAGACATTGCATCGACCGAGTCCAAGCCGTCCGTCATCTGGCGCATTGGCGAGTTTGACGGGCGGCCGTCCGAGCTGAAAAACGGCGACAAGATTGAGCGGATGCATCCGTCCGACACCCGCATGGCGCCTTGGGGAGGCGAGTTCACCGTGGGAAAGTCGCAAGCCAACGAATTCCCAATGGCTTTGTTCTCCAAGGTCGGGGGGAATGCCACCGTCCAGTTCGACCTGACCGCCGATCAGTTGCAGGGAGTGACTCTTCGCGTGGGCACTACGCTGTCTTTCAAGGGCGGCCGGCCGAACGCCAGAATCAACGACTGGCAGGCGCCTGACCCCGGCGCTCCG ACGCTGATCGACTCTCGCGGGGTGACGCGGGGCGCTTACCGTGGGTTCGGCGACGTGTATACCTGGGACGTGCCGGCCGGTGAGCTGAAGCAGGGCGCCAACACTCTCACGCTGGGGGTTTTCGGGAACGGCGACAAGGAGTTTTTGAGCGCAAACTACGTCATTGACGCGGTCGAGCTGCAGGGCAAAGCAGGAGCCGGCAGCCCTTGA